A part of Neodiprion pinetum isolate iyNeoPine1 chromosome 4, iyNeoPine1.2, whole genome shotgun sequence genomic DNA contains:
- the LOC124215939 gene encoding arginine-glutamic acid dipeptide repeats protein isoform X5: protein MSAGTQGEIRVGPSHQELVSCQARLPEYRPGIPPGDLHPDPEFSKEREELRWVPAMALDGDLLMYLRAARSMAAFAGMCDGGSPDDGCVAASRDDTTINALDILHDSGYDPGRALQALVKCPVPKGIDKKWSEEETKRFVKGLRQFGKNFFRIRKDLLPHKDTPELVEFYYLWKKTPGANNNRPHRRRRQGSLRRIRNTRNSRAGTPKEEIPTPTKDTSPVAPNPKEPASEPEIAPVGTPASNNPGGEVSSVTEDDNSEEDSDSRDTNTNGTAQSCQHCFSTNSKDYQIAGKDRLLLCAECRAHLKKTGELPPAPPYLFRPVPAESPDSPGRMRTRNKAKETPRPARPRRAGGTDTPDQEKQQQQQQTPDKTKKKSSGKSETPRKGQKRSQADDPEEDKELQKRKRGERPESPSESLTTDSNSLMDEPERETEGETNDNHLVPVAVQVDEPPSPVLTTPEEALEPTPVSTPGPPPIQSLPISVPVIHAIEKKPIVEELPETKEQLEEMPMMMNQPLKLVEVLPHMERNMSPVVEDSKEMIQPMNAGNQQPMNNIGDIGPCIRNLSQPGMVSGQNCAPNLQTLQVPPQPPQVMPLNMQHPLPNIPASQNVPQNLSQNLHVSSNLAQNMGNPQNMVGPSSMGNPHGIQQNMSASSLNLSIPQNLSTNISQIPQLSNSPQPLGLPVLPPDIRMPERIAEDRMPQERHRDSRMHDRMSDRLQEQRQDGNGELDRTEPQNLFQPIPPPQSMMPLEKPPTIAPYSLVPTPPMEPQNLKIKQEIIPPEPDPLQSLKEVKVPGFQTGFPGPSLENIKKDPDSSSKPPTPSKHPLVQNSQQVAQIQSVAASPTPSLPPPPTSIPQPVMHPSQQPSPHMAHPFHPHHPFIHHSLLAAMHPYHHGGMAYPGYPPVGSYPPFPAYPYGPVPHAIPPPSPQRSQESTTMMTAHHSSTSSSVTRDEGDNLIATHHHSSSMHQATTLHHDKLLTISSHSSHSHSHSQSSHSSHNAQRKPALVSACLTSSSSVHHHHRPPQLQPPIPPEPKPEPEMVEPEPEEPPSPRGPSPEPQMEDSECHRSQSAIFLRHWNRGENNSCTRTDLTFKPVPDSKLARKREERTRKEREREAERERDRAAAQQVRKMSTPEKQPEPCKPPSRGPLEPVVSPYDRYAARPGSYVDTPALRQLSEYARPHAAFSPARHPGPPDPMLHYMYGPVARERLELEHLEREKREREIRELRDRELNDRFKEELLKGGPRSIPGSVDPHWLEMHRRYAAAAGLAGPGPSGPPQALHQFSLYGAPPGPSQLERERLERLAAAGANYPRPGLMSRDPSLGLHPADLLGRPYAEMAVHQEQLQRHLMMERERYPHHPSFVAHHEDYLRFVLQQRERELKVRALEEAARGSRP from the exons ATGTCTGCTGGTACCCAAGGCGAGATTCGGGTCGGTCCATCCCACCAG GAGTTGGTTTCTTGCCAGGCCCGGTTGCCTGAGTACAGGCCGGGCATCCCTCCTGGAGATCTTCATCCGGATCCTGAGTTCTCCAAAGAACGTGAGGAACTACGATGGGTCCCGGCCATGGCTTTGGACGGAGATCTGTTGATGTACTTAAGAGCTGCCCGATCTATGGCTGCCTTTGCAGGAATGTGTGACGGCGGATCTCCCGATGACGGTTGTGTAGCTGCCTCGCGAGACGACACTACGATCAACGCTCTGGACATTTTACATGACTCTGGCTACGACCCTGGCAGGGCACTTCAAGCACTAGTCAAATGTCCCGTACCCAAAGGGATTGACAAAAAGTGGTCCGAAGAAGAAACT AAACGTTTCGTAAAGGGTCTTCGTCAGTTTGGAAAGAATTTCTTTCGCATCAGGAAGGATTTACTGCCTCACAAAGATACG CCTGAACTAGTCGAGTTCTACTACCTGTGGAAGAAGACGCCTGGCGCGAATAATAACCGACCCCACAGACGACGCAGGCAAGGTTCATTGCGCAGAATTCGAAACACTCGTAACTCTCGGGCTGGTACTCCCAAGGAGGAGATACCAACCCCAACAAAGGACACTTCTCCCGTGGCGCCAAACCCCAAGGAGCCAGCATCCGAACCAGAAATAGCACCTGTCGGCACGCCAGCTAGCAATAATCCAGGTGGCGAAGTCAGTTCAGTTACGGAAGATGATAATTCGGAAGAGGATAGCGATTCCAGGGACACGAATACAAACGGGACTGCGCAATCCTGTCAACACTGCTTTTCGACCAATTCAAAAGACTACCAGATCGCTGGTAAGGACAGGTTGTTACTTTGCGCCGAATGTCGCGCGCATTTGAAGAAAACCGGAGAACTTCCACCTGCTCCTCCGTACCTCTTTCGCCCAGTGCCGGCCGAATCTCCCGACAGTCCAGGCAGGATGAGAACTCGCAATAAGGCCAAAGAAACGCCGAGACCCGCACGACCAAGGAGAGCCGGTGGAACCGATACGCCTGATCAGGAgaaacagcaacagcagcaacagacTCCGGATAAGACAAAGAAGAAATCATCTGGCAAATCAGAGACACCGAGAAAGGGACAGAAACGTTCACAAGCCGACGATCCTGAGGAGGACAAGGAATTGCAGAAGCGTAAGCGTGGCGAGAGACCGGAAAGTCCATCCGAATCTCTTACTACGGACAGTAACTCGTTGATGGATGAACCTGAGCGGGAGACCGAGGGTGAAACGAACGATAATCATTTAGTCCCGGTTGCCGTCCAAGTCGACGAACCTCCCAGTCCTGTTTTAACCACGCCGGAAGAAGCGCTGGAACCAACTCCAGTTTCAACGCCGGGTCCACCACCCATTCAAAGTTTGCCGATATCGGTTCCGGTTATTCACGccatagaaaaaaaaccgatcGTAGAAGAATTGCCAGAGACCAAAGAACAGTTGGAAGAAATGCCGATGATGATGAACCAGCCTTTGAAATTGGTTGAGGTCCTTCCTCATATGGAGAGAAACATGTCCCCGGTCGTCGAAGATTCCAAGGAAATGATTCAGCCCATGAATGCCGGCAACCAGCAGCCAATGAACAACATCGGCGACATCGGTCCCTGTATACGAAATTTATCACAACCTGGTATGGTGAGCGGCCAGAATTGTGCCCCGAACTTGCAGACTCTTCAGGTACCCCCTCAACCTCCGCAAGTCATGCCCCTAAATATGCAGCATCCCCTGCCAAATATACCGGCTAGCCAAAACGTACCGCAGAATTTATCCCAAAATCTGCACGTATCGTCAAATTTAGCTCAAAATATGGGAAACCCCCAGAACATGGTCGGCCCTTCGAGTATGGGGAATCCCCACGGAATACAGCAGAACATGTCTGCGTCCTCGCTTAATCTTAGCATACCCCAAAACCTCTCCACCAACATCTCGCAGATACCGCAACTATCGAATTCGCCGCAGCCCTTAGGCCTGCCCGTTTTACCTCCTGACATCAGAATGCCGGAGAGAATAGCCGAGGATAGAATGCCACAGGAGAGACACAGGGACAGCAGAATGCACGACAGAATGTCGGACAGGCTACAGGAACAGCGGCAAGACGGAAACGGAGAACTGGATAGAACCGAGCCTCAGAATTTGTTCCAGCCGATTCCTCCGCCCCAGAGTATGATGCCCTTGGAGAAGCCTCCGACCATCGCACCTTATTCATTGGTACCCACGCCCCCTATGGAACCACAGAATTTGAAGATAAAGCAGGAAATTATTCCTCCTGAACCTGACCCGTTGCAGAGCTTGAAAGAGGTGAAAGTCCCTGGATTTCAAACTGGATTCCCTGGCCCAAGTTTGGAAAACATCAAGAAGGATCCCGATAGCTCAAGCAAGCCCCCGACGCCCAGCAAACATCCTTTGGTGCAAAATAGCCAACAGGTTGCTCAGATTCAGTCGGTTGCCGCTTCCCCAACTCCGAGTTTGCCACCGCCACCGACGTCCATTCCGCAGCCAGTGATGCACCCCTCGCAGCAGCCGAGTCCGCACATGGCTCACCCATTCCATCCTCACCACCCGTTCATTCATCACTCGTTGTTAGCAGCAATGCATCCCTACCATCACGGCGGAATGGCTTACCCCGGTTATCCACCTGTCGGATCGTATCCCCCATTCCCTGCCTATCCTTACGGCCCAGTTCCTCATGCTATTCCGCCCCCTTCTCCACAAAGAAGCCAAGAGAGCACGACGATGATGACTGCTCATCACTCCAGCACTAGCTCCAGCGTTACTAGAGACGAGGGTGATAATTTGATCGCCACACATCATCACTCGTCCAGTATGCATCAGGCAACGACGTTGCATCACGACAAACTTCTGACTATATCCTCACATAGTTCGCACAGTCATTCGCATAGCCAATCTTCGCACAGCTCTCACAATGCTCAACGGAAGCCCGCTCTTGTGTCGGCCTGTTTAACGTCTAGCAGCTCTGTCCACCATCATCATCGACCGCCTCAGCTGCAGCCTCCTATTCCGCCGGAGCCGAAACCTGAGCCAGAAATGGTGGAACCTGAGCCTGAGGAGCCTCCAAGTCCTCGGGGCCCGTCACCGGAGCCGCAGATGGAGGATTCTGAGTGTCACAGATCTCAGTCAGCCATTTTTCTCCGGCATTGGAATCGCGGTGAGAATAATTCTTGCACTAGGACTGATCTTACATTCAAACCGGTACCGGATTCAAAACTGGCGAGAAAACGTGAAGAGAGAACAAGGAAGGAGAGGGAACGTGAGGCAGAGAGGGAGCGAGATAGAGCAGCCGCTCAACAGGTTAGAAAAATGTCAACTCCCGAAAAACAACCGGAGCCTTGCAAGCCACCAAGTCGAGGGCCTCTAGAACCTGTTGTATCTCCTTACGACCGCTACGCGGCTAGGCCAGGATCTTACGTTGACACCCCAGCGCTTAGGCAGTTGTCCGAATACGCGAGACCTCACGCTGCATTTTCCCCTGCGAGGCATCCTGGTCCACCTGATCCGATGTTGCACTACATGTATGGTCCGGTAGCGAGGGAGCGCCTCGAATTGGAACATCTGGAGCGGGAAAAAAGAGAGCGGGAAATCAGGGAGCTCAGAGATCGCGAACTAAACGACAGGTTCAAGGAGGAACTGCTCAAGGGAGGCCCCAGGTCCATACCTGGTAGTGTGGATCCGCACTGGCTGGAAATGCATCGACGATACGCCGCTGCTGCTGGTCTCGCTGGTCCCGGTCCTTCCGGTCCTCCCCAAGCATTACATCAGTTCAGTCTCTACGGCGCTCCTCCAGGTCCTAGCCAATTGGAAAGGGAACGTTTAGAACGATTAG CCGCCGCTGGCGCTAATTACCCCAGGCCAGGACTCATGTCTCGTGATCCCTCGCTCGGCCTGCATCCTGCCGATCTCCTTGGTCGACCTTATGCTGAAATGGCTGTGCATCAGGAACAGCTTCAGCGTCACTTAATGATGGAGCGTGAACGTTATCCTCATCATCCTTCGTTTGTTGCCCATCACGAAGACTACCTAAGGTTTGtgtt GCAACAACGTGAACGTGAGTTAAAGGTACGCGCTTTGGAAGAAGCTGCGCGAGGATCACGGCCTTGA